A region from the Rosa rugosa chromosome 6, drRosRugo1.1, whole genome shotgun sequence genome encodes:
- the LOC133717454 gene encoding protein NCA1 yields the protein MRPVCPFVKAARPAEPIKKEKEPSSAAAATVSPKCPLGYDSQTFKLGPLSCMICQALLFDSAQCVPCSHSFCKVCVSRFKDCPLCGADIEKTEPSSELQGLVDRFIEGHARIKRSHNAEEDTNTNTNTNSESHNKRVIYEDVSLERGAFLVQQAMRAFRAQNIESAKSRLSLCAEDIRGQLETMGNTSELCSQLGAVLGMLGDCCRATGDASSAVNYFEESVEFLSKLPGNDQEITHTLSISLNKIGDLKYYDGDLQAARSYYFKSLNVRRDAVKHDPNPKSQILDLAVSFAKVADVDRSLGNEDVAINEFQEGIKLLESLTLNSEDTGLEQRRLSVLEFLKNQIVEK from the exons atgagaccGGTGTGTCCGTTCGTGAAAGCCGCTCGACCGGCGGAGccaatcaagaaagagaaagagccgtcgtcggcggcggcggcgacaGTCTCCCCAAAATGCCCCTTGGGTTACGATTCGCAGACCTTCAAGCTGGGCCCTCTGAGCTGCATGATATGCCAAGCCCTTCTCTTCGACTCTGCTCAATGCGTCCCTTGTTCTCATTCCTTCTGCAA AGTCTGTGTGTCGAGATTTAAGGACTGCCCGCTGTGTGGAGCTGACATTGAGAAGACGGAACCCAGTTCCGAGCTCCAGGGTTTGGTGGATCGCTTCATCGAGGGGCATGCCAGAATCAAGAGGTCTCATAATGCAGAGGAGGACACTAATACTAATACTAATACTAATAGTGAGAGCCATAATAAGAGAGTGATTTATGAAGACGTGTCTTTGGAGAGAGGTGCTTTCTTGGTGCAACAAGCTATGAGG GCATTCCGAGCCCAGAATATAGAAAGTGCCAAATCAAGGCTCAGTCTCTGTGCAGAAGATATCAGGGGTCAGTTGGAAACCATGGGTAACACTTCAGAGTTGTGTTCTCAGCTAGGAGCCGTTCTCGGAATGCTTGGCGACTGCTG TCGAGCAACAGGAGATGCTAGTTCTGCAGTCAATTATTTTGAAGAGAGCGTTGAATTTCTTTCAAAACTGCCAGGAAATGATCAGGAG ATAACACATACACTCTCTATCTCACTTAATAAAATTGGAGATCTTAAATACTATGATGGAGACCTGCAAGCTGCAAGATCTTACTACTTCAAGTCACTGAATGTTCGACGCGATGCTGTCAAGCATGATCCAAATCCTAAATCCCAG ATTCTGGATCTAGCTGTTTCATTTGCAAAAGTCGCTGATGTTGACAGAAGTCTAGGGAATGAGGATGTGGCAATTAATGAATTTCAAGAAGGAATAAAATTGTTGGAATCTTTGACATTAAATTCTGAAGACACTGGTCTTGAGCAACGG CGGCTTTCGGTGTTGGAGTTCCTTAAGAATCAAATTGTGGAGAAATAA